Below is a genomic region from Candidatus Zixiibacteriota bacterium.
ATTTGCCGGTTATCTCAATTACCTTCATTGATTCCCTGAACCTGTCAAACGTTCGGGCAAGCTCGCTGTTTTCTTTAAGCCTGACCAATGGAATATTGGAATTTATGATAGTCGTGAACCTTTCATCATGACGATAAGCATAGAACCCCTCGAATTGACTGAAACCATAGGCGGATGAAAATTCGCATCCGAAATCATCTATTATCAGATATCTAACTTGCTTAAGTTTTCCCAATTTATTATTAGCATCGCTGTTAGTGTTGTATCGGAACAGCTGATGCAGTTCACTCGAATGACAGAAGCGGATTTCATCTTTGGCTATTGATGTCCACCAAGCGGTGTTGTAGGGATCATTTTTCAGGCAATTGATGCCGCAGCTTTTGATAATACGATAGGCAATATATGCCGAGATGCTGGTTTTCCCTACTCCCATCGAACCGGTGATAAATAAGCCGATACCCTTTTTGTAATAGCGATTATCGCAATATTTCTCAACAGCCGTTTTGGTTTGAGAATCTATTTTATCCAAATTCGTGTGGATATATCTTTCACCGATACCGATAGCTTTAGCGGTTTGCCAATACAGCTTATATTCAATCTTATCAAGTTGGCCACTGCGACCATCCCGATTGTTTGAACTCATCCGGTCTGCCCGGCGCTCTGTTGGATTGTGAGCCATCGAAACCTTTCTGTTTATTGTTAGCCTGCATAATCAGCTTGTCAAAATTGTCCCTGATGCTTTGCATCGAATGAACCACCGTTTTCCAGAATGAATGGGATTGGCTGAATGTAATAACCCGTTCGATATCGGCAGTCTTGCGATGGTCATTTGAGATCATCAGGCGAACACAAGCCGGCCAGTGTGAAATATCGATTTTGGCATTTGAGTTGTTTTGCAGGATTTTATTTTTTAAAAGAAAACATAGAGATTTATAATTATTATTTTCATTTTTTCCTTTCTTATAATTCTTTTCATTCTTATTGCATTCTTTATACATTCTTGAATATGTCGGGTCACTTGTCGGGTCACTTGTCGGGTCACTTGTCGGGTCACTTGTCAGGTCGCTTGTCGAGTCGCTTGTCGGGTCGCTTGTCGGGTCGCTTGTCGAGTCCATATTTGCCGCATCATTGTAAGCGTCATAGTTGCATAGAGTTATTTTCGTAAACAGGTAGTCTTGTTTTTGCCATATTATCATGCCCATCTTTACGAAATTTGCGAGTTTCAGGCGCACCCAATCCCTGCTTCGATGGGTCTCATTGGCCAGTTTTATTATTGATGTTAATACCTGTCCGGGGCGAATTTTTATCCTCATATTATTCCATTCTACAAATGAAAGTTTATGACTTGCTTTAAGCATAAGCAGTGTCCAAAACTCATAATCTGTAAAAGGGTGCTTAGGCCATATATCAGAGCTCATAATTTGGCGATGGAGTTTAATCCAGCCTTGTTTTTTCATAAGCACCTCCAGTCTGTTTTTTTCATGATATCCGGCATTACGGATAAGACATCCCCCCCTTATAATAACCCCTTATATAAATGTTAATGCAAAATGCACAGGATTTGAGGATAGATAAACAGCAGTAGGTCGGGTTCCGACCAGAGGGAGAAACCCGACATTTCAGCGGGATTGGGATGCCTTTTGAGGATGCGTCAGGATGGTCCGCCTTAGGCGGATACGACATCCT
It encodes:
- a CDS encoding PT domain-containing protein, with the protein product MKKQGWIKLHRQIMSSDIWPKHPFTDYEFWTLLMLKASHKLSFVEWNNMRIKIRPGQVLTSIIKLANETHRSRDWVRLKLANFVKMGMIIWQKQDYLFTKITLCNYDAYNDAANMDSTSDPTSDPTSDSTSDLTSDPTSDPTSDPTSDPTYSRMYKECNKNEKNYKKGKNENNNYKSLCFLLKNKILQNNSNAKIDISHWPACVRLMISNDHRKTADIERVITFSQSHSFWKTVVHSMQSIRDNFDKLIMQANNKQKGFDGSQSNRAPGRPDEFKQSGWSQWPT